Below is a genomic region from Rhododendron vialii isolate Sample 1 chromosome 5a, ASM3025357v1.
ACAATAGATTTACAAATCAAGAGCAAGCTTTGATAGGAAGTATGGAATTAGACATGAACAACAACTGCCAGATTGTATATTGCACACCAGGTTTCCAGGTAACCTTAGATGAATTCTACCAGCATATAAGAATAGGAATTAAGACAAGAGGATATCATATGATCCCCAATGCTCAGAACCTTTTAGCATGCGTAAGTTTCATAGGAAAATTAAGTAACCATAGTAGCACCAAATATAAACTCAGAACAGATCAATATTTGAAAGCTTTAGGTACCAGAGGAATTCAAGTAATAGAAGCCAAAAAACGGGATTCAGAAATGTTAGCTGGACTTGAATGGAAAGTCACTAACCTAGTTCCAAAAACACAGCTTAAACCAAATAATAATAGTTTTTATACTACGAGTTCAGGAGAAGTTAATCTCAGATTCAGCGATTATACTTCTATAGGAAGACATTCAGATGTTAGCAGTTCTATTCAGTCAGAAATAGAAACAGAACACATCTATATGGCATACGAACAGCCTCAGTTTACTTTTAATCAGTTATTTAAATTTAGTGAATCTGACATAATCAGGTTAAAGGAACTCCTAGAACCAGTTTATAGACCAGATTTAGATTATTATGATTATCAGATCCTAGAAGGATATTATACTCAAAAACTTGAGTATGAGCATCCAGAAATAGATGATAGCTCTCAGAGACAATatttaatacaaaataatatatttgtcttGGAAGAAAaatttttagaatatgataCTAGTAGAAAAAACAATCTTTCAGTCGAAGATATGTTTTGCCACTCAGACCCTAGATCCAGATATTACCAACCACCAGTTAAAAATACAGAAAGTCATATGGTAGAAGTCAAGATGGAGACATACGATAGTACTCCACCAGTACTCCCAAATCAGGTTTATGAAATGGGAAACATTCCAATTAGCAGATCTAGAATCGAGCCATCAGCTCAAGAACTAGAATTTAGAACATATGGGAAAAGATTGCCAGCAGATAGAAATATAACCCTTATGGCACAAGCAGGCACGGGATTAATGCTAGACATTGCAGCATTTGATCCTCAGTTTCACAAAGCAGTAATAGACAGATGGGAACAAGCCTTAGttagaaaacttttagaaatgacCAATTGGCACTCTTCAGCAGAGATGTGGTCATATTGCGAATCATTCTTAGGAGACACAGCAAAAGGAATTGTAGAAGCATACAAAAGAGATTTTGAAATACAATATGCGGCTTTAATAGCCCAAGGACCAAATGTCTACAATTTCACAAGTTTAgttaaaaccctaattatagGAGCAGATCCTAATAGAGGAAACACCACCTACCAGAATGTAGCTATAAGACAGTTAGAACAGCTTAAATTGCataaatggaaatatatagttaatttttgcaATGACTTTATAGCCCTTGCATCCCAGACAGGCAGAGCACTAGATCTAGAAATTAGTGATAAATTCTTCAGAAAACTTCCAGGCCCATTAGGAGAAGAAATATGGGAAAAGTGGAAAGTCACCAATGGAGATGAAAACCAACATTTAGGAATAGGTCCTAGAATTCAGTTTGTTTTTACAGTCTTAAGAGACAAGTGTACAACACTTGAGATCCAGAAAggcataaagaaaaacaagttaaaTTTTTGTAGCCAAGTCATATATACTCCACAACAGTATGGATataatcaagaaaaaagaaagaaaaagaaaaataaattttataaatatcagaagaaagccagtaaataccataagaaaataGCACAGACAGGAAAATATAAATACCAGAAACATGGCTATTATCCTAGAAAGAGATATAGGAAAAGTCAGTCTTATGAACAAGCATCCAGTAGAATGCAGTTTAAACCAAAACCCAAGAAACATTTTAGGAAGAAGGTTCAATCAACCCAAAACCGAAAATGTAAATGCTTTATATGCGACTCAGAAGATCATTTAGCCAATAAATGCCCtaataaagggaaaaatcaGAGAAATGTAGAAAAGGCCAATCTTATGGCAGAATTAGGAGATTTTGATAATATAGAGTTTATAGAAATAAAACTAGAAGACAGTGACACTGAATCAATATACAGTTTGATCAGTACAGAACCAGAAGAGGTAAATTTTTTAGAAGAAAGTAATAGTGATAGCAGTAGTAGTTCAGAAGATGAACTTCCCAGTTATCTAccagaatatacttttatgattaaaagTAGTACAGAATGTGTACACCAGTGGAAACATAATATAGGTCAAGACAGTGAACCTTGCTCAGAATGCAATGGTTATCCttttagattatttagaagCATCTGTGAACattgtaagaaaaatatttgcaaATTTTGTCTCAAGAAAAATTATCAGATAGATAGAGATTTGATAGATTTAAGTGGTAGCATACAACAACCAGTGTTAAACCAGAATTCTAAATTAGCACTCCAAGAAGCCAAGTTAGAAGCAGCTACAATTAGGTTAGATTTAGACAGAACCAAATTTCAGTTAGAAAAGCAAGTAGGAGagctagaaaagaaaatagaaattttatctATAGAATTAGAAACATATAGAATAGAAAATGGTAGATTAAGAAATCAGTTACATGAGAAAAACCAGCCTTTAAAATCAGTAGAGGTATTAGAAGACCACTGCAACATTGTTGAGTCGGTTAACAGAATAGGCGAAAACAGTCTTATAGAAATAAATTGCGAGATCTTATTACCAGCTAAAGGAAAGAATCCAGGTAAAATCATAGAAACCAAAGCTATGGTAGATACAGGAGCCAGTAAGAGTCACATTAGTCGTGATCTTATACCAATAGAATATTTTACCAAACCAGGATATATAGCTAGAGCAGATCTTATGAATAACACCAGCATTATTTATGATACATGTCTCATGAATAGCAGCATTAGATTTACCAACAGACTTCAACAGCAACATACCTACCCATTACCCATGGTATGGATAGGCGATATTAATCACAGCTATAAGTTTATCTTAGGATTAAACTTTATAGACAGTATGAATGGAAGCATCACATTTAGTAAACACTTTGTAACGTTTCATAAACGTAGTCTACAGGTGGAAACACTTCATGCCCAGCATATAGAATCAGAGTTGTCAGCTAAGCGTGGTGGAACCATAGATATAGATACAACTGAAAAAATAGCAGAAGAAAATAGAAtagtaaaagagaaaatagcaGAAGCGTTAAGAGACGTACCATTTCCAGATACACAGTTAGATTCATACGAAGAAACCATAGATGACACCGTTGAAACAGAATTagaatggttaatggaggaacaGCTAGAAGAACAGTTAATCCAGATAGACCATGATATAATAGATTTTTACCAAATTGAACATTCTTTGTCAGTTCTTGAtcgcaaaaagaagaaaagaacagaTAAAGACCTGTTAGAAGAATTAATTAGGTTAGCAGAAGAAACCCAGATTTTAggagaaaatccaatcaaacattggaataaaaccaaaaccctagcacACCTAGAAATCATTAATCCAGATTTTAAGATTAGTACCCAGAAAATAGTATACAATCCTCTAGACgtaaaagaatttgaaaaacagaTTAATGAATTACTCAATCTTAAAGTCATAACAGAAAGTATCAGTCCTCACAGAAGTGCAGCTTTTATGGTAAGAAACCATGCAGAAATTAAACGAGACAAGGCGCGAATGGTCATAAACTATAAACGCCTTAATGATAATATCCAGCTAGATAGTTATGATATACCTAGTAAAGAACAGCTTATTAATAGTATTCAAGATGCagtaatttttagtaaatttgattgtaaatcaggattttggcagATTATGTTGGATCAGTCCAGCAGACCATGGACAGCGTTCACATGTCCTCAGGGATGTTATGAATGGATAGTCATGCCCTTTGGTTTGAAGACAGCTCCTagtatttttcaaagaaaaatggatagtatattcaaaaattataattcttttattcttgtttatattgatgatattctcATTTTCAGTAAGACACAGGAAGAACATTATAGGCATCTTAGGATAGCTTTTCAATTGTTCATAGACAATGGTTTAATTATCAGTaagaagaaaatggaattaaataaagactatatagaatatttaggagtaaaaataggaaaaggaaagatCCAGTTACAACCACACATTGCACAAAAGATATTAGAATTTCCTGACAAaatagaagataagaaaaaactTCAGTCATTTTTAGGAACTTTGAATTATGCCAGACCCTATATAAAGGATCTCAGCAAAATCATAGGACCTTTGTACAGTAAAACGACCCCAACAGGTCAAAAATACTTCAACCAGCAAGATATTAATCTTGtcagaaaaattaaagaaatttgcaaaaatctacCAGAACTAGATTTACCATTAGAATCTGATTACATAGTAATAGAGGTAGATGCTAGTGAGAAAGGATGGGGAGCAATACTCCTCAGTAAACCAACCAAGTATTCGGCAAAATCAACAGAAAAGATTTGTAGATATTCCAGtggaaaatataaagaaaaaggaaatttagcCAATATAGACTGTGAAATTTTAGGAGTCATTAATGCCATTAACAGTTTTAAATTATGGTTATTTAAACCATTTACAGTTAGAACAGATTGTGAAGCAATTGTTAAATTCCATAAGCTtctcaatgagaaaaagatTAGCACCCGTAGATGGCTTAACTTTGTAGATACAATAACAGGTAATGGTTACacagtagaatttgaacatatcaaaggaaaggaaaacactTTAGCAGATTATTTATCCagagaaataaatactaatATCTCTGATTTTTCAGATGGCATCTTCCAGCAGTATAACCAGTTCAACCAGAACAGATCAGAAGTTTTTAACTTTTGGGAGCGTAACTCTCAAAGTCTTTCCTGAACAATCCAGATCTAAATTCAGGTACCTCATCCACAATATCAGTGAGGAACAGAAGTGTCTTTTAGATAATCTTTGGGACTCTCACAAAGAtgttcctagatttttaggTTGTCTAAACGCtctaaacattttctttaatcaacaaaatgggtcaaacccaacaaaaagattttcattttattgtgttGTCATAGGCCGTGTTCCAGGAATTTATTCCTATTGGCCAGAAGTTTTAAAACAGGTAGATGGAATCCCTTCCTCAACATGGAAAGGTTTTCATACTTTTACAGAAGCAACTCAATGGGCAAATCGCGccattggaaataatttttatatttcagaaTCTTCTAGAAGGTTAAATACCCAAGCAGCCCTTGAGACTGCaggttttgaaaataaccagGTTTTCAATCAACCACCTTCTAACCAGCCGTTTGGTcagcaaataagattttgtagtcattgcgaaacaatgactagaaattttagacttttaaataagaaaaaccaaGATTTTGAGCAAGCCAATCAACAGTTAATCAACAACCAGCGAAggcttgaagaagaaataacaactctcaaaaagaagttgttagaaTCAGAAAAGGAGCTCAAAAAGATTAGAAGcccttttaccccactggtaaaagtgagaaagcagtcttccccactggaagatgaagaaaagagtgaGTGGAGTAAGGAATACGATCTAATTGAGCTTTTACAGCCAAAAGCTTTTACCTTTCTCTCAAAATTCCCTCCAGATGTTATCAACCATATTCAGCACTTAGCCAGACAAGATAGAGCTCACTTCCAGGAATTTTTATTCTCAGAGCTgatcaaaatcaaccaaaacgAAGGATGTATTCCGGGTCTCACAATTTCCTGGAAAACTctttatttacaagaaaaagatgTTGTCCCATGTCCAGAAATCAAACCAACCTGCATTCAAATACCTTTGGAAAGGATGACCTGTACTTGTCAACTCATTTACAGCATTCCCATGGCCAACATAGACATGAAGAATTTCAAacccttttatcttaatttcaaGGATAAAATGGTAGAAATTACAGAAGCAACTCTTTTGGATTTCGGgcatattcaacaaattatattcCATGATCCAGAAGATACtaacagatttggaagaaaGATTGCAGCTTGTGTTCTTAATTCCATGGCAGAACAGGGTACAGCAGTAGAAGCGGTTGTGGAATCAAAACTTCCAGAATGGACGCTTACAGGACAACTCATTCCTGCTTATCATAATATTCACATCAACACCAATCCAGCCAATACAATCCTCAGACGCGTTTATCATTGTGATAATGATACCCCATGGATTTGCGAGGCAAATTCAATAAGAAAACAGATCAGACATTCCATTGCCTTTACCATAGCTGAAGGATTTCATTATGATAGTCTGTATGACTACGGGAAGGCACCATTAATATGTGAagacctatttcaaaaaattaggtccaATGATCACATTCCAGaactaaaatttcattttgaaacaggGCATGATAATTTAGTCAGGTATTACTTAGAGCAGAAAAACCAGCAAAGAACCATGATAGCAAAAGATGATCCATCCATCCCATCTgataaggaagaagatgaagattatGATTTCGATGATGAAGCCATTCATAATCTCAACAACACTATGGAAGGATAAGAAGAAAGGTATCCACCATGACTGACTGACAGCAATCCTGTCATCACATGGGTCGATACTTTAGGAAATTTGGAAGTATTTGCCGAAAGCAAAAGATTGACTGACAACTACTTTCACTATTCCAACCACTCTTCACCAGCTGGACAGCTTTCGCTATTTCAACAACTTCTCACCAGCCAGACATAATTAGTGCAGCTACTTTTGGTCATTAGTCTTTGTAATAATAGAAGGAcggtcttctttttcaaaaggaaaGTTGAAAGATGTGATGATGCGGGCCAGAGTTCACGCGGCATCTACTATTCTCTTTGAAAAACCGGATCACTTTTCTTATTAGGTTACCGGTCATGTAACTTTAGGATAGTCTATAAATAGAGTCAAGTCTTTAGTTTGTAGACACGACTCTCCTAGCATTTTGAACACTTGCTATCTGTAAGCATTTGTTGCAATTGGTCGAGTCAATCTTCAGCAATTGAGTCTTTGTAATCAGCAGTTTGCAATAATATCGTAAGTCTCTCTTCATTTCTCTATTGTTCTTAAGGGACTCCCGAAAGGGAACACCCCTATGATTATAAACAAAATGAATACTGTATAAACCATATGCTTGTATTACCCAAAGAATTTTAATCCAGTTTTCATATCATGATaccttaaaatttaaaatttttaaaggaGTAATGACTTCAGGCCTTTAAACCATAAAGCCTTCTTGAGTCTTGTACCCGTTTAGCCAAAGGTGGCGTTGAGGGAGTAGTATTCGGAGGTaggttaagaaggaaaataagaaatttctctaaacaaaatttttgaCACATAAGGGGAaaatgataatgaaaagaaagattaattaATGGGTAATACGATATATGATTTTAACAGTATTTAAGTTGTTTTAAACAGTTCATCTGGATCATGTGGTGGTAAGTACCGAGTAGGATTTACAAATATTTGATCACAAACCCTTTGCATATATGAACAAGAAAGAACTTATTTTAATTCATATTCATAGATTACGAGAAGAAATACATTTCCAGAATTTTTTAATAGGTACACTTTTAAGGACACCCATATATATTCACAGACCCAGATATAGTACCACACTTACCAGATTTATAAGAAAAGAACAGGATAAGCTTAGAGAATTAGAAAACCAGCTAGCAGAAGCAAAACTCCAGTATCACAGAGCGAGACCATTTCAGAATTAGAACTAAACCATAATAGTTTAAAATTGAAGGTATAAGGTGTAATTAATTAGATTTGTCTCTACCAGAATCTCTACCAATGTCTCTACTCATAGCAGAATTGAGATACTTGTATGGGACCTCAGTGATCGCTTACCATATCCACCAGTTTGCTTCACAACAACTACATAAAATGAGAACTGAATTCATTACCTGGTTTTTCTCAATCGCCACCCTTACAATCTTCTTCTCCATCACCATTCCAGTACACAGCCAATGCCTCGAGGATCAAAAATCTTTGTTGCTTCAACTGACGAGCAGCCTTGAGTTCGATCCAGATTCCTCTGTCAAGTTGGTGAATTGGGCTGAAACCGACGATTGTTGTCAATGGAATGGTGTGACTTGTGACCGTTTCGGCCGTGTTATAGGTCTCGACCTGAACACGGAATCAATCTCCGGAGGTTTAAACCACTCAAGTAGTCTTTTCCGCCTCAAGTTTCTTGAGAAGTTGGACTTGGCCAACAATAGCTTCAACTTTGCAGAAATTCCATCCAGTTTTGGAGGCCTCACCAATCTAAGATATCTGAATTTGTCAGACACTCAATTTGTCGGGCAGATTCCGATGGAATTCTCTCGCTTGACGAGGTTGGTGAAGCTTGATTTGTCTAATCACGTTGTTTCCTATGGAATCCAAATTGATAATCCAAATTTATTCACACTTTTTCGTAACCTTGGTGGGCTTACAGAGCTTTATTTGGATGGGGTAAACATATCAGCAAATGGGCATGAATGGGGTCAGGCCATTTCATCTTCACTGCCTAACCTCCGAGTTTTGAGCTTAAGTGATTGTTTACTTTCAGGCCCTATCGATTCTTCCCTTCAAAAGCTTCAGTATCTTTCAGTAATCGATCTGGCTAAGAACAATCTCTCGTCTCCGGTCCCGGATTTCTTTGCAAATTTTCAGAACTTGAGTGTTTTGATTCTCAGTGATTCAGAATTGTATGGAACGTTTCCGGACATCATATTTCAACGGGTACAAACACTGAAGACTCTTGATTTGTCACGTAATACACTACTCAATGGTTCTTTACTTGATTTCCCAGAGAATGGATCTCTTCAAAATCTGGAGCTCAGCGACACCAGTTTTTCAGGGAATTTACCTAAATCTATCGAGAATTTGAGGGAGCTAAGAAGGATAGTGATTCACGGCTGTCGTTTCAGCGGACCGATTCCGAGTTCACTTGCAAACCTTAGTCAGCTTGTTTACTTGGATTTTTCAAACAACAATTTTAGTGGTTCAATACCTTCGTTTCATGGATTCAAGAATCTCACTTTCATAGACCTCTCTCATAATGCTCTAACAGGTCCAGTTCCTTCCATTTACTTTGAAGGCCTTTCAAATCTTTTATCAGTTGCTCTCATAAACAATTCCTTCCGTGGGAGTATTCCTTCTTCTCTGTTTTTCCTTCCTTCATTGCAAGAAATTTACCTTTCCTACAACCAATTCGGTGAAATTCCCGGGTCCCTTCCAAATGGTTCCTTGTCTCCTTTGGTTATACTAGATTTGAGTACAAACAAAATACAAGGGCCTTTCCCCTCGTACCTCTTTGATTTTCAAAGTCTGAATACCCTCTTTATTTCTTCCAACAACTTGAGTGGCACCCTACAGCTTGAAAGTTTCCATGGGCTACAAAAGCTTCAAGTGCTTGAGCTTTCATACAATAGCTTGTCAGTCGATGCAAGTATTAGTGAGTCGAGCTTATCATCATTTCCCCAACTCATAGATTTAGCATTGGCTTCTTGCAAGCTGCAAAAGATCCCTCCAATAATGAACCAGTCGAGCTTGTTGGGTTTAGACCTTTCTGACAACCAAATTTCTGGGCTCATACCTAATTGGATTTGGAATATTAGTAACGGATATCTAAATCTTTCTTCTAATCTCCTAGTGGGTTTTCAACAAGGTTTCGTTATTCCTGTTGTTGGTTACCTTGACCTTCATTCTAATCAGCTCAGCGGTGAAATCCCATTACCAATAGAAGGAGCCTACGTGGACTACTCGAGGAATAATTTCAACTCTTCTATCCCTGCGGAAATTGGCAACCGCCTTCCCAATGCTTggttcttctctctttcttataACAAACTTTCCGGACCCATCCCTGCATCAATATGCAATGGGAGTCAATTTGAGATTCTTAATTTGTCCAACAATAGATTCAGTGGCACTATACCTCAATGTCTGATAGATAAAGGGACTGCAACCCTTAACGTATTGAATTTGCAGAATAACAGTCTTACAGGTAACATAATGGGCGCATTCCCAGAAGGTTGCACTTTGAGGACCATTGAGTTGAATGGAAATAAGTTGGAAGGAGAGATTCCAAATTCCCTGGCGAATTGTGCAAATGCAGAGGTTTTAAATTTCGGTACCAACAACATAAATGGTACCTTCCCTTGTTTTTTGGCGAACTTATCAGAATTGCGCATCTTGGTTTTACGATCCAACAAGTTCCATGGAAATATTGGCTGCCAAGGAATTCATAATTACCTCTGGCCAAAGC
It encodes:
- the LOC131326056 gene encoding receptor-like protein 7; translated protein: MRTEFITWFFSIATLTIFFSITIPVHSQCLEDQKSLLLQLTSSLEFDPDSSVKLVNWAETDDCCQWNGVTCDRFGRVIGLDLNTESISGGLNHSSSLFRLKFLEKLDLANNSFNFAEIPSSFGGLTNLRYLNLSDTQFVGQIPMEFSRLTRLVKLDLSNHVVSYGIQIDNPNLFTLFRNLGGLTELYLDGVNISANGHEWGQAISSSLPNLRVLSLSDCLLSGPIDSSLQKLQYLSVIDLAKNNLSSPVPDFFANFQNLSVLILSDSELYGTFPDIIFQRVQTLKTLDLSRNTLLNGSLLDFPENGSLQNLELSDTSFSGNLPKSIENLRELRRIVIHGCRFSGPIPSSLANLSQLVYLDFSNNNFSGSIPSFHGFKNLTFIDLSHNALTGPVPSIYFEGLSNLLSVALINNSFRGSIPSSLFFLPSLQEIYLSYNQFGEIPGSLPNGSLSPLVILDLSTNKIQGPFPSYLFDFQSLNTLFISSNNLSGTLQLESFHGLQKLQVLELSYNSLSVDASISESSLSSFPQLIDLALASCKLQKIPPIMNQSSLLGLDLSDNQISGLIPNWIWNISNGYLNLSSNLLVGFQQGFVIPVVGYLDLHSNQLSGEIPLPIEGAYVDYSRNNFNSSIPAEIGNRLPNAWFFSLSYNKLSGPIPASICNGSQFEILNLSNNRFSGTIPQCLIDKGTATLNVLNLQNNSLTGNIMGAFPEGCTLRTIELNGNKLEGEIPNSLANCANAEVLNFGTNNINGTFPCFLANLSELRILVLRSNKFHGNIGCQGIHNYLWPKLQIIDLALNNFSGILPPNFFSQRKAMMDGGNRQPIANHLRFDFSQNIYYQDSVTIVNKGLEMKLVKILTIYTVIDFSNNSFKGKIPNIVGDLKSLYALNLSHNALTGSIPSSVGNLTQLGSLDLSWNNLGGSIPMKLAHLTFLSFLNLSYNQLVGMIPIGTQLQSFPNTSYEGNKGLWGPPLTDKKAEPAPPTLNGTRSYTEEDEINWVYIIATLGYTVGFGVVVVPLLYSKRWRQRYYKPLDRAIVRILYHQEQQARHERRRDNINQLRRRTTEGFN